One part of the Chitinophagales bacterium genome encodes these proteins:
- a CDS encoding CADD family putative folate metabolism protein — protein sequence MFSEIKFTEKINSIIESKSLLDHPFYQKWNEGTLSKEMLCEYAKQYYHFVKHFPRFVSAVHSNCDDIGARKILMENLADEEGFKTGTDNHPQLWMNFAASLGLTAEEVKATQPLKETEQLVQQMYELTSSSFYITGLSALYAYEFQVPEISKTKIKGLKDFYGINSEKAIEFFSVHEEADVVHSRDEINIILRETRTEESQNAVLNGAEKSATAMWVFLDGIYNNYCTASA from the coding sequence ATGTTTTCCGAAATAAAATTCACAGAAAAAATAAATTCCATTATTGAAAGTAAAAGCCTTTTAGATCATCCGTTTTATCAAAAATGGAATGAAGGAACGCTTTCTAAAGAAATGCTTTGTGAATATGCTAAACAGTACTATCATTTTGTAAAACATTTTCCGCGTTTTGTAAGCGCAGTTCACTCCAATTGTGATGACATCGGCGCAAGGAAAATATTAATGGAAAACCTGGCCGATGAGGAAGGATTTAAAACAGGAACCGATAATCACCCTCAATTATGGATGAACTTTGCAGCCAGCTTAGGCCTCACGGCCGAAGAGGTGAAAGCAACTCAGCCCCTGAAAGAAACAGAACAACTGGTGCAGCAGATGTATGAGCTCACCTCATCATCTTTTTACATTACAGGGCTATCCGCTTTGTATGCCTATGAATTCCAGGTACCTGAAATTTCTAAAACCAAAATTAAGGGACTTAAGGACTTTTACGGAATAAATTCAGAGAAAGCTATTGAATTTTTTAGTGTTCATGAAGAAGCAGATGTGGTTCATTCAAGAGATGAAATTAATATTATCCTGAGGGAAACGAGAACAGAGGAAAGTCAAAATGCAGTATTGAATGGAGCTGAGAAATCAGCCACAGCTATGTGGGTTTTTCTTGATGGAATTTATAACAATTATTGCACTGCATCAGCCTGA
- a CDS encoding VOC family protein encodes MATMQKITLNLWFDKQAEEAVNFYTSVFKNSSIIRTTRYGKEGYEIHKMPEGTIMTIEFELEGQKFIALNGGPVFTFNEAISFIVNCENQDEVDYYWDKLCEGGDKKAQQCGWLKDKFGLSWQVAPTLLPELLSDSDHKKSERVMKVMLQMKKLDVHALRQAYEGN; translated from the coding sequence ATGGCAACAATGCAAAAGATTACATTGAATCTATGGTTTGATAAACAAGCCGAAGAAGCAGTAAATTTTTACACTTCTGTTTTTAAGAATTCAAGCATTATCAGAACAACGCGGTATGGTAAAGAGGGATATGAGATTCATAAAATGCCTGAAGGAACAATCATGACCATTGAATTTGAGCTGGAAGGTCAAAAATTTATTGCACTGAATGGAGGCCCGGTATTCACATTTAATGAAGCAATATCTTTTATTGTGAATTGCGAGAACCAGGACGAAGTGGATTATTATTGGGATAAACTTTGTGAAGGCGGAGATAAAAAGGCGCAGCAGTGCGGCTGGCTGAAAGATAAATTCGGATTGTCATGGCAGGTCGCCCCTACCCTACTGCCCGAACTGCTTTCAGACAGCGATCATAAAAAATCGGAACGTGTTATGAAAGTAATGCTTCAAATGAAAAAACTGGACGTCCATGCACTCCGTCAGGCATATGAAGGAAACTGA
- a CDS encoding SRPBCC family protein, with protein MWTKTHFLVTKEATKEQMWKLFSDVNNWHRWDSGIEYAKMDGKFEKGNHFLLKLKGGPKVNIELVETIENRKFVDLTKFPLAKMYGEHTFENTPAGLKITTTMKVKGILSFLWVKLVASGIANALPEEMQQQVKFASQL; from the coding sequence ATGTGGACTAAAACTCATTTTCTCGTTACTAAAGAGGCAACCAAGGAACAAATGTGGAAGCTATTTTCAGATGTCAATAACTGGCACCGGTGGGACTCCGGGATTGAATATGCAAAAATGGACGGCAAGTTTGAAAAAGGCAACCATTTCCTCCTGAAGCTTAAGGGTGGTCCTAAGGTAAATATTGAATTGGTAGAAACTATCGAGAACAGGAAGTTTGTTGACTTAACAAAATTTCCTCTTGCTAAAATGTACGGTGAGCATACCTTTGAAAATACTCCGGCTGGCTTGAAAATTACCACAACAATGAAGGTAAAAGGAATTCTAAGCTTCTTATGGGTTAAGCTTGTTGCCAGTGGCATTGCCAATGCATTGCCCGAAGAAATGCAACAGCAGGTAAAATTTGCAAGTCAACTTTAA
- a CDS encoding MarR family transcriptional regulator gives MKHNVEAFSFEKAEDSTGFLLWQVTNLWQREIKKALEKFGLTHSQFVLLASTFWLSQHQADVTQINLSAHTKIDPMTTSKVLRTLQTKGLLQRKEHHSDTRAKTVELTENGKKITRESVKTVEKFDMLFFSPLANKISAFNNKLSLLLSQ, from the coding sequence ATGAAACACAATGTGGAAGCTTTCAGCTTTGAAAAAGCGGAAGACAGTACCGGTTTTTTACTTTGGCAGGTAACCAACCTTTGGCAACGGGAGATTAAAAAAGCGCTTGAGAAATTCGGATTAACTCATTCTCAGTTTGTTTTGCTTGCGAGCACATTCTGGCTTTCACAGCACCAGGCAGATGTAACCCAGATCAACCTTTCAGCCCACACTAAAATTGACCCGATGACTACCTCAAAAGTGTTGCGGACGCTACAGACCAAAGGACTGCTCCAACGAAAAGAGCACCATTCTGATACCAGGGCAAAAACTGTTGAGCTAACGGAGAATGGAAAGAAAATCACGCGTGAATCTGTTAAAACCGTTGAGAAATTTGACATGCTTTTTTTTTCACCCCTTGCTAATAAAATATCCGCGTTTAACAATAAATTGTCATTGTTATTGTCACAGTAG
- a CDS encoding alpha/beta hydrolase: MNPKPDWGKGMTDQMAVIIEKLKSFNAPPIVTLSAQEARKQPSPADAAMAVMKEHNLPEPANNVDTMGKDIPVPGGQIHLRIYTPKTGKDSYPVVVYYHGGGWVIADLNTYNASAQGLANQVEAVVVSVAYRQAPEHKFPTAHKDSYAAYEWTLKNAASIKGDPKRIAVVGESAGGNLAAAVSMMARDKKVQLPVYEVLVYPIANYDFNSPSYQESDSTKPLNTAMMKWFCDKYLNSPSDGKNPTISLVNANLKGLPSTTIIAAQYDPLRSEGEMLADNLKKAGVNTNYKLYAGTTHEFFGMAAVVPEAKDAEAMAASDLKSAFNK, from the coding sequence ATGAATCCCAAACCAGATTGGGGCAAAGGCATGACAGACCAAATGGCTGTAATAATTGAAAAATTAAAAAGCTTTAATGCTCCGCCTATCGTTACTTTATCTGCACAGGAAGCCCGGAAACAACCCTCACCTGCTGACGCTGCCATGGCGGTTATGAAAGAACATAATTTACCGGAGCCAGCTAATAATGTAGATACAATGGGTAAAGATATTCCGGTACCTGGCGGGCAGATTCATCTCCGTATTTATACCCCTAAAACAGGAAAGGATTCTTATCCTGTTGTTGTTTATTACCATGGCGGAGGCTGGGTAATTGCAGATCTGAATACCTACAATGCTTCTGCCCAGGGATTGGCAAACCAGGTAGAAGCGGTAGTAGTATCAGTAGCTTACAGACAAGCTCCTGAACATAAATTTCCGACAGCTCATAAAGACAGTTATGCCGCGTATGAATGGACATTAAAAAATGCAGCTTCTATAAAGGGGGATCCAAAAAGAATTGCCGTAGTAGGTGAAAGTGCAGGCGGTAATTTGGCGGCGGCTGTAAGTATGATGGCAAGGGATAAAAAAGTACAACTTCCTGTTTACGAAGTATTAGTATATCCTATTGCAAATTATGATTTTAATTCTCCTTCTTATCAGGAAAGTGACAGCACTAAACCCCTTAATACTGCAATGATGAAATGGTTTTGCGATAAATATTTAAATAGTCCTTCTGATGGTAAAAACCCAACCATTTCATTGGTAAATGCAAACCTTAAAGGTTTACCGTCCACCACGATTATAGCAGCACAATATGATCCATTACGAAGTGAAGGGGAAATGCTTGCCGATAACTTGAAAAAGGCAGGCGTTAATACTAATTATAAATTATACGCTGGAACAACCCATGAATTTTTCGGTATGGCAGCTGTAGTTCCAGAGGCTAAGGATGCGGAGGCTATGGCTGCCTCGGATTTGAAAAGCGCATTTAATAAATAG
- the clpB gene encoding ATP-dependent chaperone ClpB — MNLNNFTIKSQDAVQKAQELAFANQSSQIETSHLLKGLLLADENVVGFLLKKIGVNTGPLETRLSELLSKLPKVSGSQQQYLSNDANQVLLKAQSYLKEFKDEFVSVEHLLLALLSGTDQVSKILKDAGVNEKELKLAIAELRKGRKVTDQNAESTYNALNKYARNLNELAQRGKLDPVIGRDEEIRRVLHILSRRTKNNPILVGEPGVGKTAIAEGIAHRIVNGDIPENLKTKSIFALDTGALVAGAKFRGEFEERLKAVIKEVTESNGQIILFIDEIHTLVGAGATEGAMDAANILKPALARGELRTIGATTLNEYQKFFEKDKALERRFQKVIIDEPNEEDAISILRGLKERYETHHKVRIKDEAIIAAVELSSKYISDRFLPDKAIDLIDEAAAKLRLQIDSVPEELDEIERKIRQLEIEREAIKREQDKKKLDDLNKEIANLTDDRNELKAKWQQEKDIADNVQDTKLSIEDFKLQAEQAERIGDYGKVAELRYGKIREAEQQLKQFEEQLNELNKGSRMLKEEVDAEDIAEIVSKWTGIPVSRMLQSEREKLLRLEEELHKRVIGQEEAIAAVSDAIRRNRAGLSDPKKPIGSFIFLGTTGVGKTELAKALAEVMFNDDSLMVRIDMSEYQERHAVSRLIGAPPGYVGYDEGGQLTEAVRRKPYSVILLDEFEKAHPDVFNILLQVLDDGRLTDNKGRVVNFKNTIIIMTSNFGAEIIQRNFAGVNAHTKMAVMETTKLEVMEQLKRSVRPEFLNRIDDIILFTPLMEDEIGEIVRVQLKHLENMLMKNNIRIGFSEEVVQQLAAEGFDPQYGARPLKRVIQKDIVNELSKKILAGDVSSDNEIMVTKGRNGEFEFGNMKKEEVEV, encoded by the coding sequence ATGAACCTTAACAACTTCACGATAAAAAGTCAGGATGCTGTTCAGAAAGCGCAGGAGCTAGCCTTCGCCAATCAAAGTTCACAGATCGAAACGTCTCACTTATTAAAGGGACTTCTGCTTGCTGATGAAAATGTGGTTGGCTTCCTATTAAAAAAAATCGGCGTAAACACGGGCCCGCTGGAAACCCGCCTCAGCGAATTGCTTTCAAAATTGCCTAAAGTAAGCGGATCGCAGCAGCAGTATTTATCTAATGATGCGAACCAGGTGCTGCTTAAGGCACAATCGTATTTAAAGGAATTTAAGGATGAGTTTGTTTCTGTAGAGCATCTGCTGCTGGCTTTGCTGAGCGGAACAGATCAGGTGTCCAAAATTTTAAAAGATGCCGGAGTCAATGAGAAAGAATTAAAACTTGCTATAGCTGAATTACGAAAGGGAAGAAAGGTAACTGATCAGAATGCGGAATCAACCTATAACGCATTGAATAAATATGCACGTAACCTTAATGAGCTTGCCCAAAGAGGTAAGTTAGATCCGGTGATTGGTCGTGATGAAGAGATTCGGCGTGTGCTTCATATCCTTTCACGCAGAACAAAAAATAATCCCATCCTCGTTGGTGAACCGGGCGTTGGTAAAACAGCAATTGCGGAAGGCATCGCTCACCGCATAGTAAACGGCGACATTCCCGAAAACCTGAAGACGAAAAGCATTTTTGCGCTTGATACAGGTGCTTTGGTGGCTGGTGCAAAATTTCGTGGAGAATTTGAGGAACGGTTAAAAGCTGTAATCAAAGAAGTAACAGAAAGTAATGGCCAGATCATTTTGTTTATCGATGAAATTCACACCCTGGTAGGTGCCGGCGCAACTGAAGGAGCTATGGATGCTGCCAATATCCTTAAGCCCGCACTTGCACGAGGTGAACTGCGGACTATCGGTGCTACCACCTTAAATGAATATCAGAAATTCTTCGAGAAAGACAAAGCTCTTGAACGCCGTTTTCAAAAAGTAATCATCGATGAACCCAATGAAGAAGATGCAATTTCCATCCTCAGGGGATTAAAAGAGCGTTATGAAACGCACCATAAGGTTCGGATTAAAGATGAAGCGATCATAGCTGCTGTCGAACTATCTTCCAAGTACATCAGCGATCGTTTTCTTCCTGATAAAGCTATTGACCTTATTGATGAAGCAGCCGCAAAGCTGCGGTTGCAGATAGACTCCGTACCGGAAGAATTGGATGAGATAGAAAGGAAAATTCGTCAGCTTGAGATTGAGCGTGAAGCTATTAAACGCGAACAGGACAAAAAGAAGCTCGATGACCTCAATAAGGAAATCGCAAATCTGACCGATGATCGTAATGAATTAAAAGCGAAGTGGCAACAGGAAAAAGACATCGCCGATAATGTCCAGGACACAAAGCTTTCAATCGAAGATTTTAAGCTTCAGGCAGAGCAGGCTGAAAGGATAGGGGACTATGGCAAGGTTGCCGAATTGCGGTACGGAAAAATCCGCGAAGCCGAACAGCAGCTGAAGCAATTTGAAGAGCAGCTGAATGAGCTGAACAAAGGCAGTCGCATGCTAAAAGAAGAGGTCGATGCCGAAGATATTGCAGAAATAGTTTCAAAGTGGACAGGCATTCCGGTTAGCCGGATGCTGCAAAGTGAGAGGGAAAAGCTGCTGCGCCTTGAAGAGGAATTACACAAACGTGTTATCGGTCAGGAGGAAGCAATTGCTGCGGTGAGTGATGCCATACGCAGGAACCGTGCAGGCTTGAGCGATCCCAAAAAACCGATAGGCTCTTTTATTTTCCTGGGGACTACCGGCGTTGGTAAAACAGAACTCGCTAAAGCATTGGCAGAAGTAATGTTCAATGATGATTCTTTAATGGTGCGGATTGACATGAGTGAATACCAGGAACGGCATGCTGTTTCAAGGCTGATTGGTGCCCCTCCTGGTTATGTTGGTTATGATGAAGGCGGGCAATTAACAGAAGCCGTTCGCAGGAAACCGTACTCGGTAATTCTGCTCGATGAATTTGAAAAAGCACATCCGGATGTTTTTAATATTTTATTGCAGGTATTAGATGATGGACGATTGACGGATAATAAAGGACGTGTAGTGAATTTTAAAAATACCATTATTATCATGACGTCAAACTTCGGTGCAGAGATCATTCAAAGAAATTTTGCAGGAGTGAATGCACACACTAAGATGGCGGTTATGGAAACTACCAAGCTGGAGGTTATGGAGCAACTTAAAAGATCCGTACGGCCTGAATTTCTCAACCGTATTGACGACATCATTCTCTTTACACCATTGATGGAAGATGAAATCGGAGAGATCGTGCGCGTTCAGCTCAAGCACTTAGAGAACATGCTCATGAAAAATAATATCCGGATCGGGTTTTCAGAAGAAGTGGTTCAGCAACTTGCTGCCGAAGGTTTCGATCCGCAATATGGTGCGCGTCCTCTTAAGCGTGTTATTCAAAAGGATATTGTGAATGAGTTATCTAAGAAAATTCTTGCTGGTGATGTGAGCAGCGACAATGAAATTATGGTGACAAAAGGAAGGAATGGAGAGTTTGAATTTGGAAATATGAAAAAAGAAGAAGTAGAAGTATAA
- a CDS encoding helix-turn-helix domain-containing protein has translation MVPDPENTGFILAADFINNTSQSLFLTGKAGSGKTTFLRFIKEYTSKNTVVVAPTGVAAINAGGVTIHSFFQLPPGNFLIESSEQQLPANFFNRNTLFKTLRISREKRELIEELELLIIDEISMVRCDLLDAVDTVLKSVRKKHDQPFGGVQLLFIGDLFQLPPVINEREWRILSNTYEGPYFFHSQVIKHKFPLYIELKKIYRQKEEVFIGLLNRVRNNNISEEDIQLLNSRYRSILNQHEQENYILLTTHNYKADQVNNTRLHALQGKIYEFPAEVQGEFGDHNAPADRILRLKQGAQVMFIKNDSGEERKYYNGKLGVIKSIADGKITVSFPEEGRDLILQQETWRNIRYNYDKEKDRIDEEALGTYKQYPIRLAWAVTIHKSQGLTFDKVIIDAGESFAPGQVYVALSRCTTLEGIILYSKIRDSNILNDLRIHAFANAESSLEELQQQLKSEKNQYWSMRLIDTFDFKKILEAIADFRSSLAGKKLPDEQAAISLCSTLTANAGLQQEIAMKFKNQLHKILIEAMKNSNNEPLKDRTAKAIIYFCDACLKELLQPIEQYLLSLKGKPKVRKHTKDVKNLSDSILKVMRRMQQAKFGEVAFVSSSNQLQSQSERISIAAKQIGMKAEKGSSIRESLKMFLDEKSIEEIARTRNLTIGTIESHLVSCIKTGELNLFRFLKANRIDAIMDLVQNGKELSLYSIKLKLPSDYSFNEIRAVLNHIEWMEKNKL, from the coding sequence ATGGTTCCTGATCCTGAAAATACAGGCTTTATACTCGCGGCTGACTTTATAAATAATACCTCACAATCACTCTTTCTTACCGGGAAAGCGGGGTCAGGAAAAACTACGTTCCTGCGTTTCATCAAAGAATATACTTCTAAAAATACAGTGGTAGTGGCTCCCACAGGAGTTGCCGCAATAAATGCAGGAGGTGTTACGATCCATTCTTTTTTTCAATTGCCACCAGGAAACTTTTTAATTGAATCTTCAGAACAGCAGCTTCCTGCAAATTTTTTTAACAGGAACACGCTTTTCAAAACTCTGCGGATCAGTAGAGAAAAACGCGAGTTGATAGAAGAGCTTGAATTACTTATTATCGACGAGATAAGCATGGTGCGCTGCGACTTGTTGGATGCAGTTGATACCGTGCTCAAGTCGGTTCGGAAGAAGCACGATCAGCCTTTCGGTGGCGTACAGCTTTTGTTTATAGGAGATCTTTTTCAATTACCACCGGTCATAAATGAGCGGGAATGGAGAATCTTAAGTAATACATATGAAGGGCCTTATTTTTTTCACTCACAAGTAATAAAACATAAGTTTCCCCTGTATATAGAATTAAAAAAAATCTACCGTCAAAAAGAAGAGGTATTTATCGGCTTATTAAACCGTGTTCGGAACAACAATATTTCAGAAGAAGATATTCAGCTATTAAACAGTCGGTACCGGAGCATTTTGAATCAGCATGAGCAGGAAAACTATATACTTCTCACCACTCATAATTATAAGGCTGACCAGGTAAACAATACACGATTGCATGCGCTGCAGGGAAAGATTTATGAATTTCCGGCAGAAGTGCAGGGCGAATTTGGTGATCACAATGCTCCTGCTGACAGGATACTTAGGCTCAAGCAAGGCGCTCAGGTAATGTTTATTAAAAATGATTCCGGTGAAGAAAGAAAGTACTACAATGGAAAGCTTGGAGTGATAAAATCCATTGCAGATGGAAAGATAACCGTGAGCTTTCCGGAAGAAGGTCGGGATCTTATCCTTCAACAGGAAACATGGAGAAATATCCGCTATAATTATGATAAAGAAAAAGACAGAATCGATGAAGAAGCACTTGGCACGTATAAGCAATATCCGATACGTCTCGCCTGGGCCGTTACCATTCATAAAAGCCAGGGACTCACTTTTGATAAAGTAATTATTGATGCTGGTGAATCCTTCGCACCAGGGCAGGTATATGTGGCATTGAGCCGTTGCACTACTCTGGAAGGAATTATTCTTTACTCAAAAATCAGGGACAGCAATATTTTAAATGATTTACGCATCCATGCATTCGCAAATGCTGAAAGCAGCCTTGAAGAATTGCAGCAACAGCTGAAATCTGAAAAAAATCAATACTGGTCAATGAGGCTCATTGATACCTTTGATTTTAAAAAAATACTTGAGGCTATTGCAGACTTTCGGTCATCTCTCGCTGGAAAAAAACTTCCTGACGAACAGGCAGCCATTTCACTTTGCAGTACATTAACTGCAAATGCTGGCCTTCAACAGGAAATTGCAATGAAGTTTAAGAACCAGCTTCATAAAATCCTTATTGAGGCAATGAAGAATAGTAACAATGAACCATTGAAAGACAGAACGGCAAAGGCCATCATCTATTTTTGCGATGCATGTTTAAAAGAACTATTGCAACCTATCGAACAATATTTGTTGTCATTAAAAGGAAAGCCAAAGGTCAGGAAACATACAAAGGATGTTAAAAATTTGTCCGACAGCATTCTTAAGGTAATGAGGCGAATGCAGCAAGCAAAATTTGGTGAAGTAGCTTTTGTAAGCTCATCTAATCAATTGCAGTCACAGTCTGAAAGAATATCAATTGCTGCAAAGCAGATTGGGATGAAAGCTGAAAAAGGAAGCAGTATCCGTGAGAGCCTTAAAATGTTTTTAGATGAAAAAAGTATCGAAGAAATTGCCCGAACACGAAACCTCACCATTGGTACTATAGAAAGTCATTTGGTTTCATGCATTAAAACGGGTGAATTGAATTTATTCCGGTTTTTAAAGGCAAATCGTATCGATGCCATTATGGATTTAGTGCAAAATGGAAAAGAACTCTCTCTATATAGTATTAAGCTGAAACTGCCTTCGGATTATTCCTTTAATGAAATACGCGCGGTGCTAAACCATATAGAATGGATGGAAAAAAACAAGTTGTAA
- the queG gene encoding tRNA epoxyqueuosine(34) reductase QueG translates to MNKITSTILIKSEASRLGFNYCGISKAEHLEEEARRLEMWLNKGMHGKMKYMENHFDLRVDPTRLVPGAKSVISLLYNYYNNETLLDKEEPKISKYAFGKDYHFVIKEKLYQLFESIKEKIGAINGRVFVDSGPVLERAWAEKSGLGWIGRNGNLINKESGSFYFPAEIILDLELEYDSPVKDYCGSCTRCVDACPTDAIFGDKGVDGSKCISYFTIELRDQIPDEMHEKFKGWMFGCDICQDVCPWNRFAKQHEEKQFLPSAELLGMKKNNWEELTEEVFQSVFKDSPLRRAKFEGIKRNVRFLNLEKVK, encoded by the coding sequence TTGAATAAAATTACTTCCACTATTTTAATCAAATCTGAAGCCAGCCGGCTCGGCTTTAATTATTGCGGCATATCCAAAGCGGAGCATTTAGAGGAGGAGGCAAGACGGCTCGAAATGTGGCTTAACAAGGGTATGCATGGGAAAATGAAATACATGGAAAATCACTTTGATTTGCGTGTCGATCCAACCAGGCTTGTTCCCGGTGCAAAATCAGTGATTTCGCTTCTTTATAATTACTATAACAATGAAACCTTACTTGATAAAGAAGAACCAAAAATTTCGAAATATGCTTTTGGTAAAGATTACCACTTTGTAATCAAAGAAAAACTTTACCAGCTATTTGAATCGATCAAAGAAAAAATTGGAGCAATCAACGGCAGGGTCTTCGTGGATTCAGGACCTGTACTGGAAAGGGCATGGGCGGAAAAAAGCGGGCTGGGCTGGATCGGCCGCAATGGAAATCTTATTAATAAAGAAAGCGGCTCCTTTTATTTTCCAGCGGAAATCATCCTGGACCTTGAGCTGGAATACGATTCCCCGGTTAAAGATTATTGCGGCAGCTGCACAAGGTGCGTGGATGCCTGCCCTACTGATGCGATATTTGGAGATAAGGGAGTGGATGGAAGTAAGTGTATCTCCTATTTCACCATTGAATTGCGTGATCAGATTCCTGATGAAATGCATGAAAAATTTAAAGGCTGGATGTTCGGCTGCGACATCTGCCAGGATGTTTGCCCCTGGAACCGTTTTGCAAAACAGCATGAAGAAAAGCAATTTTTGCCTTCAGCAGAATTACTTGGAATGAAAAAAAATAATTGGGAAGAATTGACTGAAGAAGTTTTCCAATCTGTATTTAAAGACTCTCCACTCAGGCGCGCAAAATTCGAGGGAATAAAACGAAATGTGAGATTTTTAAATCTTGAAAAAGTGAAGTAG
- a CDS encoding T9SS type A sorting domain-containing protein, translating into MHYILPHDSNKWQLELYNLVGQKFLSEKAIENEGTLNVNNVPAGIYQLRYFEGSYSRSTLISIIH; encoded by the coding sequence TTGCATTACATTCTGCCGCACGATAGTAATAAATGGCAGCTTGAGCTATACAATTTAGTAGGCCAAAAATTCTTATCCGAAAAGGCTATAGAAAATGAGGGAACACTTAATGTAAATAACGTGCCTGCCGGAATTTATCAGCTCCGATATTTTGAAGGCAGCTATTCGAGGTCAACTTTAATTTCTATCATTCATTAA
- a CDS encoding tRNA-(ms[2]io[6]A)-hydroxylase, with product MFRLQLPTDPRWADLAALSLSDILTDHAYCEQKATSTCISLIQNYPDYTELVEKLSPIVTEEWGHFRMVLAEIKKRNLKLGRQRKDEYVNQLRKLIRGGGPIEQQLMDKLLVSALIEARSCERFRLLSEGLSEPELRKFYRQFMESEAGHYTLFMELAKRYMPEPVVNERWKEMLETEKEIMESLEIKGERIH from the coding sequence ATGTTCAGACTTCAATTACCAACCGATCCGCGATGGGCAGATCTTGCAGCATTATCCCTTTCGGATATCCTTACAGACCATGCCTACTGTGAGCAGAAGGCAACTTCTACCTGTATTTCACTGATTCAGAATTACCCGGATTATACAGAACTGGTTGAAAAGCTTTCTCCCATTGTCACTGAGGAGTGGGGTCATTTCCGGATGGTACTAGCGGAAATAAAGAAAAGAAACTTAAAATTAGGCAGGCAGCGCAAAGATGAATATGTGAATCAGTTGCGCAAGCTTATTCGGGGCGGTGGCCCTATTGAGCAGCAGCTCATGGACAAGCTTTTGGTATCTGCACTTATAGAAGCCAGAAGCTGCGAACGTTTTCGCTTACTCTCTGAAGGCTTATCTGAGCCAGAATTACGGAAGTTTTACCGGCAGTTTATGGAATCAGAGGCGGGACATTATACTTTGTTTATGGAGCTTGCAAAAAGGTATATGCCAGAACCAGTCGTAAATGAACGATGGAAAGAAATGCTGGAAACGGAAAAAGAAATTATGGAATCGCTGGAAATTAAAGGAGAACGTATTCACTGA
- a CDS encoding glycosyltransferase family 9 protein, which translates to MKILIIRFSSIGDIVLTTPVVRCLKKQLPSSEIHYLTKPSYNSIIKNNPYINKTHYLNERLSDTITELRNEKYDLIIDLHNNFRTWLIKMQLGVKSIAFNKLNFEKWIYVTFKWNVLPDIHIVDRYLETVRYLGVKNDGEGLDYFLSAQDVVSLESLPLTHLHGFIAVVIGAKHITKRLPLDKLKNLCRLLAYPVVLLGGPEDKDQGDIIAGEEPLKIFNGCGKFTLNQSAFLIKTSLSVITHDTGLMHIAAAFRKKIISIWGNTVPEFGMYPYVRGVNRPLSKMVEIEKLYCRPCSKIGYKRCPEGHFKCMNLIDERRIPELLKTLQ; encoded by the coding sequence GTGAAAATTCTTATCATTCGCTTCTCCTCTATTGGTGATATTGTACTCACCACACCGGTAGTTCGCTGTCTGAAAAAACAACTTCCATCTTCAGAAATTCATTATCTCACCAAACCTTCTTACAACAGTATTATAAAAAATAATCCTTACATCAATAAAACACACTACCTGAATGAGCGGTTAAGCGACACTATTACTGAGTTAAGAAATGAAAAGTATGATCTGATAATAGACCTGCATAATAATTTTAGAACCTGGCTCATAAAAATGCAACTGGGTGTAAAATCTATAGCATTTAATAAATTGAATTTTGAAAAATGGATTTATGTAACCTTTAAATGGAATGTGCTTCCGGATATCCATATTGTTGACCGCTACCTGGAGACAGTGCGCTACCTCGGAGTAAAAAATGATGGCGAAGGGCTTGATTATTTTTTGTCGGCGCAAGATGTGGTAAGCTTGGAAAGTTTGCCGCTTACCCACCTGCACGGATTTATTGCAGTGGTAATTGGTGCAAAACACATTACCAAGAGATTGCCTCTTGATAAATTGAAAAACCTTTGCAGGTTACTTGCTTATCCTGTTGTCCTGCTGGGTGGGCCGGAAGATAAGGACCAGGGTGATATTATTGCGGGGGAAGAACCTTTAAAAATATTCAACGGATGTGGGAAGTTTACCCTTAATCAATCTGCCTTTTTAATAAAAACGTCACTCTCTGTGATTACCCATGATACAGGTCTAATGCATATTGCGGCTGCCTTTAGAAAAAAAATCATTTCAATCTGGGGGAATACGGTACCGGAATTTGGAATGTACCCTTATGTAAGAGGAGTAAATAGACCTCTCTCAAAAATGGTGGAAATAGAAAAACTGTATTGCAGGCCCTGTTCTAAAATAGGCTATAAAAGGTGTCCCGAAGGGCATTTCAAATGCATGAATTTAATCGATGAAAGACGCATACCGGAGCTATTAAAAACTTTACAATAA